In Sulfitobacter albidus, the following proteins share a genomic window:
- a CDS encoding 2-hydroxychromene-2-carboxylate isomerase codes for MVRPQIEYFYSAHSAYAYLGARRLSQIADEAGWEIVHRPFDFLPVVAAAGGPPLAKRTQGHIDYFFGRELVRWAHWRDQPILRHRPTHHDNALAPASGMILASPDPTPLSAAILRAHWVDDADIADRATLIAIADEAGQDGGALFATGQSAPVQAQFAANTAEACARCVPGSPTYFVRGDMFYGQDRLEMIKFALGTPFPD; via the coding sequence ATGGTCAGACCGCAAATTGAATATTTCTACTCCGCCCATTCCGCCTACGCCTATCTGGGGGCGCGGCGGCTGTCACAGATCGCGGATGAGGCGGGATGGGAGATCGTGCATCGCCCGTTTGACTTTCTCCCCGTGGTTGCGGCGGCAGGTGGGCCACCCCTTGCCAAACGCACGCAGGGACATATCGATTATTTCTTCGGTCGCGAACTGGTGCGATGGGCCCATTGGCGCGATCAGCCGATCCTGCGGCACCGTCCCACGCATCACGACAACGCGCTGGCACCCGCCAGCGGCATGATCCTCGCCAGCCCCGATCCCACGCCATTGAGCGCGGCAATTCTGCGCGCGCATTGGGTGGATGATGCGGATATCGCAGACCGTGCGACGCTGATCGCCATCGCCGATGAGGCGGGACAGGATGGTGGGGCTTTGTTTGCCACCGGACAATCCGCCCCCGTGCAGGCGCAATTCGCCGCCAATACGGCCGAGGCCTGCGCACGCTGCGTGCCCGGCTCGCCCACCTATTTCGTGCGCGGCGACATGTTCTACGGGCAGGACCGGCTGGAAATGATCAAATTCGCGCTTGGGACGCCGTTTCCGGACTAG
- a CDS encoding NAD(P)/FAD-dependent oxidoreductase, with translation MTDLKKSYDVVIVGGAIYGSSVAWWLTQMAGFDGSVLVIERDPTYANASTSHTNSCIRQQFSNETNIRVSQFGAQFIKNFRDFMGGDPEVPQLALQSYGYMYLADTPEFATTLKQAQAIQESLGAGTKHLSRDEIAAAYPFYQLDDIVGANHNLIDEGYFDGGTMFDWFKRGARANGVTYHHGEVVALNRGGDGIASVTLACGTQVGCGTLVNAAGPRAATLARMAGIEIPVVPRKRYTFIFDAAQPLDRDLPLTIDPSGVHMRTDGRYYLAGCPPDEDPDVAPDDFGFDHSLWENKVWPVLATRIPQFEAVKVINEWVGHYAYNTFDQNALLGRAEGCENFVFVNGFSGHGLQQSPAIGRGIAELIAYGSYRSIDLAPFDVNRVRHGKHFIERAVI, from the coding sequence GTGACGGATCTGAAGAAATCCTACGACGTGGTGATCGTCGGCGGCGCAATCTATGGCTCATCCGTTGCGTGGTGGCTGACGCAGATGGCGGGATTTGACGGCTCGGTGTTGGTGATCGAGCGGGATCCGACCTACGCAAACGCCTCGACCTCGCACACCAACAGCTGCATCCGGCAGCAGTTCTCGAATGAAACGAACATCCGCGTCAGTCAGTTCGGCGCGCAGTTCATCAAGAATTTCCGCGACTTCATGGGGGGCGATCCGGAAGTGCCGCAGCTCGCATTGCAAAGCTATGGCTACATGTACCTCGCCGACACGCCCGAATTCGCGACGACGCTGAAACAGGCGCAGGCCATTCAGGAATCGCTGGGCGCGGGCACAAAGCACCTGAGCCGTGACGAGATCGCCGCCGCCTACCCGTTCTACCAGCTCGACGATATCGTGGGCGCCAATCACAACCTGATCGACGAGGGATATTTCGACGGCGGCACCATGTTTGACTGGTTCAAGCGTGGCGCGCGGGCGAATGGCGTCACCTATCATCACGGTGAGGTCGTGGCCCTGAACCGGGGCGGGGACGGCATCGCGTCGGTCACGCTTGCCTGCGGCACGCAGGTGGGCTGCGGCACCTTGGTGAATGCTGCGGGCCCGCGCGCCGCGACGCTCGCCCGTATGGCGGGGATCGAGATCCCCGTGGTGCCGCGCAAGCGCTATACGTTCATCTTTGACGCGGCGCAGCCGCTGGACCGTGATCTGCCGCTGACGATTGATCCGTCGGGCGTGCACATGCGCACCGACGGGCGCTATTACCTCGCCGGATGCCCGCCCGACGAAGACCCAGATGTGGCCCCCGATGATTTCGGCTTTGACCATTCGCTGTGGGAGAACAAGGTCTGGCCCGTGCTCGCCACCCGAATCCCGCAATTCGAGGCCGTGAAGGTCATCAACGAATGGGTCGGGCATTACGCCTACAACACCTTTGACCAGAACGCCCTGCTGGGCCGCGCCGAGGGGTGCGAGAATTTTGTCTTCGTCAACGGATTTTCGGGCCACGGGCTACAGCAATCGCCCGCCATCGGGCGCGGTATCGCCGAATTGATCGCCTACGGATCCTACCGCAGCATCGATCTGGCGCCTTTCGACGTGAACCGCGTGCGCCACGGCAAACATTTTATCGAACGCGCGGTGATCTGA
- a CDS encoding GNAT family N-acetyltransferase, which produces MPLTIRPVHPDDHADWARLYAGYAAFYGVEQTEAMRATVWDWLHDPAAEVCGYVAERDGALIGLTHFRPFRSPLRAVTNCFLDDLFVDPAARGSGAARALIEAVEGRARDNGWKTVRWITADDNYRARGLYDQMATRTHWITYDIPL; this is translated from the coding sequence ATGCCCCTCACCATTCGCCCCGTGCACCCCGACGATCACGCCGATTGGGCGCGCCTTTACGCCGGCTACGCCGCATTCTACGGGGTCGAGCAAACCGAGGCGATGCGCGCAACCGTCTGGGACTGGCTGCACGACCCTGCCGCCGAGGTCTGCGGATACGTCGCCGAGCGCGACGGCGCGCTGATCGGGCTGACCCACTTCCGCCCCTTCCGCTCGCCCTTGCGTGCTGTGACCAACTGTTTTCTGGATGATCTGTTTGTCGATCCGGCCGCGCGCGGATCCGGGGCGGCCCGCGCGCTGATCGAGGCGGTCGAGGGGCGCGCCCGCGACAACGGCTGGAAGACCGTGCGCTGGATCACCGCCGATGATAACTACCGCGCACGTGGCCTTTATGACCAGATGGCCACGCGCACCCATTGGATCACCTACGACATCCCGCTTTGA
- a CDS encoding NAD-dependent epimerase/dehydratase family protein, whose product MSKIVLTGAAGRLGSYLREPLSQLCDTLVSTDIAEQPGTLYPGESYMQADLADFDAMGAVIEGAEMVIHMGAFVDEGPFEQLLGPNFVGSYNVWENAHRHGVRRVVYASSIHAVGMYPKNEFIGTDVPHRPDTFYGLAKCFTEDLGRMYWEKRGLESVHMRILSCAQVNNARALGSWLSYDDLIQLVTRCIDTPVTGFAIIYGVSDNDRAPVDNANAHFLGYRPKDNAEVFAEEVLANEPRMDPHDPNHMCHGGPFAGVDLGNSGLAGMNVIDDTKKT is encoded by the coding sequence CTGTCCAAGATCGTGCTGACCGGTGCCGCCGGGCGCCTCGGATCCTACCTGCGCGAACCGCTGAGCCAACTGTGCGACACGCTGGTGTCGACCGATATCGCCGAACAACCCGGCACGCTCTACCCCGGTGAGAGCTACATGCAGGCCGACCTTGCGGATTTCGACGCCATGGGGGCCGTGATCGAGGGCGCCGAGATGGTGATCCACATGGGCGCCTTTGTGGACGAAGGCCCGTTTGAGCAGCTCCTGGGTCCGAACTTCGTCGGCTCTTACAACGTGTGGGAAAACGCGCACCGGCACGGGGTGCGGCGGGTGGTCTATGCCTCTTCGATCCACGCAGTCGGCATGTATCCCAAGAACGAATTCATCGGCACCGACGTGCCGCATCGTCCCGATACCTTCTACGGGCTCGCCAAGTGTTTCACCGAGGATCTGGGCCGGATGTATTGGGAAAAGCGCGGGCTGGAGAGCGTGCACATGCGCATCCTCAGCTGCGCGCAGGTCAATAACGCGCGCGCGCTGGGATCCTGGCTCAGCTACGATGATCTGATCCAGCTGGTGACGCGCTGCATCGACACGCCGGTCACGGGCTTTGCCATCATCTACGGCGTCAGCGACAACGACCGCGCGCCGGTCGATAACGCCAACGCGCATTTCCTGGGCTACCGCCCCAAGGACAACGCCGAAGTCTTTGCCGAAGAGGTGCTCGCCAATGAGCCGCGCATGGACCCGCACGACCCCAATCACATGTGCCACGGCGGCCCGTTCGCAGGTGTCGATCTGGGCAATTCGGGGCTGGCGGGCATGAACGTTATCGACGACACCAAGAAAACCTAG
- a CDS encoding MarR family winged helix-turn-helix transcriptional regulator — MNKPIEKPAVSEHLTSFLTFRIARTQNKLNAQITHYLKTQSDISLVDWRVLRLLDAMGDTTMSQLARLLQMDKGQLSRKIRGLVERGLITSRVDKIDSRQQILRIDAAGKAMVAATLPVVQHRQRRLVEGISEADLELFLDVLGRIDTASEDREPL; from the coding sequence ATGAATAAACCGATCGAAAAACCGGCTGTTTCAGAGCATTTGACGTCGTTTCTGACGTTCCGTATCGCGCGGACGCAGAACAAGCTGAACGCCCAGATCACGCATTATCTCAAGACGCAGTCCGACATCAGCCTGGTGGATTGGCGCGTGCTGCGATTGCTGGACGCGATGGGCGACACGACGATGTCGCAACTGGCGCGCCTGTTGCAGATGGACAAGGGGCAGCTAAGCCGCAAGATCCGCGGATTGGTCGAGCGGGGTCTCATCACCTCGCGCGTCGACAAGATCGACAGTCGCCAGCAGATCCTGCGGATCGACGCGGCCGGAAAGGCGATGGTCGCAGCCACCTTGCCAGTCGTGCAGCACCGTCAGCGGCGGCTGGTCGAGGGGATCTCGGAAGCGGATCTTGAGCTGTTTCTCGATGTGCTGGGGCGCATCGACACCGCCTCCGAGGATCGCGAGCCCCTCTAG
- a CDS encoding methyltransferase family protein encodes MIRLGPLTPLVTLLIGVFRTRWTGRRFWLAAAYGVLCHTLFALAVGAMIVMMFFGLSESFGRVPQPWAWLANLALVLQFPLAHSFLLNGRGRRYLAWFAPEAHAKTLGTTVFAIIASVQLALLFLLWTPSGIIWWQAEGAVFWIVCAAYGASWLLLSWASVDAGAEVQSGALGWMSLAQGKRPVYPGMPTAGLFRVIRQPIYVSFALTLWTVPIWTPDQLLLAVVLTAYCLIAPRLKERRFAKRYGREFADYRARTPYILPGK; translated from the coding sequence TTGATTAGGCTCGGTCCCCTGACCCCGCTGGTCACGCTCCTCATCGGTGTGTTTCGCACGCGCTGGACCGGGCGACGCTTTTGGCTGGCGGCCGCCTATGGGGTGCTGTGCCACACGCTGTTTGCGCTCGCGGTGGGCGCGATGATCGTGATGATGTTCTTTGGGCTGAGCGAGAGTTTTGGCCGGGTGCCCCAGCCCTGGGCATGGCTCGCCAATCTGGCGCTGGTGCTGCAATTCCCGCTGGCGCATTCATTCCTGCTGAACGGACGGGGGCGACGGTATCTCGCCTGGTTTGCGCCGGAGGCGCACGCAAAGACGCTGGGCACGACCGTCTTTGCGATCATCGCCTCGGTGCAACTGGCGCTGCTGTTCCTGCTGTGGACCCCTAGCGGCATCATCTGGTGGCAGGCGGAGGGGGCCGTATTCTGGATCGTCTGCGCGGCCTACGGTGCCAGTTGGCTGCTGCTGAGCTGGGCGAGTGTGGATGCGGGCGCAGAGGTACAATCGGGCGCGCTGGGCTGGATGTCGCTGGCGCAGGGCAAGCGCCCCGTTTACCCGGGCATGCCCACGGCGGGGCTGTTCCGGGTGATCCGCCAGCCGATCTACGTCTCTTTTGCGCTCACGCTGTGGACGGTGCCGATCTGGACGCCGGATCAGCTGCTTTTGGCGGTGGTGCTGACCGCTTACTGCCTGATCGCGCCGCGCCTCAAGGAACGCCGGTTTGCCAAGCGCTACGGTCGTGAATTTGCGGACTACCGGGCGCGAACGCCCTACATCCTGCCCGGCAAATAA
- a CDS encoding ABC1 kinase family protein — protein sequence MSRSRGLPVPSSRLARLGRLSGMTAGVAGNMALGGAAALGRGERPSWRGLLMTPSNVTRIADQLAKMRGAAMKIGQMVSMDTGDVLPPELAQIMARLRDDAHFMPPAQLSKVLSQAWPEGWRRSFARFDVRPIAAASIGQVHRARLTDGRDLAIKVQYPGVAKSIDSDVANVGALIRMSGLLPKGFSLAPYLDEAAAQLHEETDYLREAAHLTRFGTLLADADGITLPRAHPDWSTDTVLAMDFVPSRPIEEAVSESEEVRTQLVARLLDLTLRELFEFKLMQTDPNFANYRYRVGTAEVVLLDFGATRRVSDRISTAYRKMLRCGLAGDLDVVEEIAVSIGFFDKKTEPHHLTRIRRMMAMIFDALRAESFDFADPTLSRQMQAEGEALARGGFIPPVVPTEVLFLQRKLAGMFLLGARLGVRLPVAQMMARYLD from the coding sequence ATGAGCCGTTCGCGCGGTCTGCCTGTGCCCTCCAGCCGTCTTGCGCGGCTCGGACGGCTGAGTGGCATGACGGCCGGCGTGGCCGGGAACATGGCGCTGGGCGGGGCAGCCGCGCTGGGCCGTGGGGAGCGGCCTTCGTGGCGCGGTCTGCTGATGACCCCGTCGAATGTAACCCGCATCGCTGACCAATTGGCCAAGATGCGCGGCGCTGCGATGAAGATCGGGCAGATGGTATCGATGGACACCGGTGATGTGCTGCCGCCGGAGCTTGCGCAGATCATGGCGCGCCTGCGCGATGACGCGCATTTCATGCCTCCCGCGCAGCTCTCAAAGGTGTTGTCGCAGGCGTGGCCCGAGGGATGGCGGCGGTCATTCGCGCGCTTCGACGTGCGGCCCATCGCGGCAGCCTCAATCGGGCAGGTGCATCGCGCGCGGCTGACGGACGGGCGCGATCTGGCGATCAAGGTGCAATATCCCGGCGTCGCCAAATCCATCGACAGTGATGTGGCCAATGTCGGTGCGCTGATCCGCATGTCGGGCCTGTTGCCAAAGGGGTTTTCGCTGGCGCCCTATCTCGACGAGGCGGCGGCACAGCTGCACGAGGAAACCGACTATCTCCGCGAGGCGGCGCATCTGACGCGTTTTGGCACGCTGCTGGCGGATGCCGATGGGATCACGCTGCCGCGCGCCCACCCCGATTGGAGCACCGACACCGTGCTCGCCATGGATTTTGTGCCCAGCCGCCCCATCGAGGAAGCCGTGTCGGAAAGCGAAGAGGTACGGACGCAGCTGGTTGCACGCCTGCTGGATCTGACATTGAGAGAATTGTTTGAATTCAAATTGATGCAGACCGATCCTAACTTTGCCAACTACCGCTACAGGGTAGGTACGGCAGAGGTGGTCCTGTTGGATTTTGGCGCAACGCGTAGGGTTTCTGACAGGATTTCAACGGCCTACAGGAAGATGTTGAGATGTGGCCTTGCGGGGGATCTAGATGTGGTTGAGGAAATTGCCGTATCTATCGGATTTTTTGATAAAAAAACCGAGCCCCATCACCTGACACGGATTCGGCGGATGATGGCAATGATCTTTGACGCGCTGCGCGCGGAGTCCTTTGATTTTGCCGATCCTACCCTTTCCCGACAGATGCAGGCCGAGGGCGAGGCACTGGCGCGGGGCGGTTTCATCCCCCCAGTCGTACCCACCGAAGTTCTGTTCCTGCAGCGAAAACTGGCGGGGATGTTCCTGCTGGGCGCGCGCCTTGGCGTGCGCTTGCCGGTGGCGCAGATGATGGCGCGCTACCTTGATTAG
- a CDS encoding DUF2805 domain-containing protein has product MSSPAESLAPADVDAIVAMALSDHVPFDTIAAEYGLAEKDVKALMRATLKPASYRRWRARVRRFSDRREHYK; this is encoded by the coding sequence ATGAGCTCCCCCGCCGAAAGCCTTGCCCCCGCTGACGTCGATGCCATCGTTGCCATGGCACTGAGCGACCACGTGCCGTTTGACACGATCGCGGCCGAATACGGGCTTGCGGAGAAGGATGTGAAGGCGCTGATGCGTGCCACGCTCAAACCCGCCAGTTACCGGCGCTGGCGCGCGCGGGTGCGGCGGTTCTCCGACCGGCGGGAGCACTACAAATGA